The genomic stretch CTCCTAGCACCTTCCTCTCCAGTTTCCCTAATCCTCAATTTCCTTGGTCTACCAGGACCCTTTTTATAGTCAGGAGGCAAGATATATTCACTTTCAACAATAGGCCACACTTCCTGTCCATTTATAGGACTAATAGGAAAACCATAGCACAAAGAATATTTCTCCCTACTATAACATTCATGAACAAACAACTCTGGATTTTGCTGTCTAAATCCTAGGGCAGCAACACCATGCCTACAGGGTATACCAACTAGCTGCCAAAAATTACATGAGCATGACCTTTTAGCTATGTCAACTATAAATTCTTGGCTGTTATAAGCATGTGTGACTTGAAACTTTTCCCCCATTGCCCATGTTGGTAACCACTGACCACTCATAGCTACCTCAGCATCTAGTCTCCTCCTAGGGATTGGCATGATTTTGTGTGGCCATTTACCAAGTTTCAAAGCAGATTGGCTACACCTATTCATTAGATATTTCCTAATCCACTCACACATTGTCAATATTGGTTTATCCCTAGCACATAAGATTGTTGCATTAAAGGATTCAGAGATATTATTCATTAAAACATCACACCTAGGATAATAGCTgaaagcatgcttacaccaagATTTGGTATGCACTCCCATTAGCCATTCCCAAGCTTGTGGATCTACAGCCTTTAATGCAGTCATCTTCTGCAAGAATGCTTGATGGTATGTGGCCTTGGCTGCTCCCATCATTAGATCTCTTATAAGTGCTCCTCCACCAAACTTTTTCTTGAAATTTGCATACAAATGCCTCAAGCAAAGCCTGTGCTCAATTCTCTCAAACATTTCCTCAATTACAGCCACCAAACCCTGCAACAATGATAAATAACACTGTATCAcatatttagtttaaaaacaaaactaaaagtaTATAATCAAATGTTGGAGGCAATACCTTTTGCTGGTCTGAGATAAATACATATCTCTTCTCTATTCCAATATCTTCCATCAACAGCTGTATAAACCACTTCCACGATTCTTTTGTTTCTGTTTCAACAACCCCAAAGGCCAATGGAAAATATTGATCATTGGGGTCCCTTCCCACTGCTATCAACAACTCACCTCCATACTTAGTCTTCAAATGACAGCCATCCACCCCAATAAAAGGTCTACAACCATGTATGAACCCTTGTTTACATCCCTCAAAACAGAAATAGAAAGAACCAAACCTTGGTTGGATGGAAGGTGATGGTCTCTCAATGTTGATCTTTACAGTGTTTCCAGCACTCACCCTATGCAATTCAGCTGCATACCTCCACAAATTTGAATATTGCTTGTCTGCATCCCCTTCTATCATTTGTCTTGCTATCATTTTTTCTTTCCATGCCCTGCCAACAGTGATCCCCACTCTATAATTGTGCCTCATATCTTGAATAATATCACTGATCCTCAACTTGTCACAGGTCTGCATTTTCTTTACAACTGCCTTGGCGACCCACTTTGAATTTGCAGTTTTGTTATCcaaaaccctagcacatgtgtgggTGTCCTTTATAGTCTTTATTGCATAAGTGTGCTTGTGGCCCACTTTGGAACAAAGCATTAAAAAACCACACTTGGCTTTACATTCAACTCCCACcctatacccctcattttttacaAATGTTATTTCCCTACCATTTAAAACTGTCCACTCACGTATAGCCTCCCTAAAGTCATCTAGGGAAGTGAACTCCATACCCCACTTAAACTTAAAATCCTTTGTAAGTTGTTCTTTCTTGAACTTTTCAAACTTAAGCTTTTTGTCATCTTCTGAGTTATCAGGGTCAGAACTATTAAGCTCTTCACTAAGGtattcctcctcctcctcatcatcatatttcttcttctttggacatGGTAACAAGCCTGCAATGACTGGACCCTCCCTAATTGGTACAGTTACATCAATACCATCAAGATCATCAAACCCATCAACAATAGCAGTTGCCctttcatcctcactatcattaAAACCTTCAACAACCTCGTCATCACTAACCTCTAAATCAGACACAATCTTGGGGGTGACACCAACTACACTTGGATCATGTTCCACAAAAATTTCACCATCCACTTGCATCGCACAAGCATATGCAGCAAAATCATAGGCATCCCCATCATTTCTAATCTGAAAGTAATTAGGGTCTATGTCAACTATCTTGGTCCACAGCCTAAAAGAACCTTCTAAGTACCCCCACCCAGTTACTAAGTTAAGAACATGTGACATTGTCCACTCCTCTATATGTTCCCCAGAAATCAGAGTAGAAACACCACCCCTATAAA from Vicia villosa cultivar HV-30 ecotype Madison, WI linkage group LG4, Vvil1.0, whole genome shotgun sequence encodes the following:
- the LOC131596990 gene encoding uncharacterized protein LOC131596990, which translates into the protein MRHNYRVGITVGRAWKEKMIARQMIEGDADKQYSNLWRYAAELHRVSAGNTVKINIERPSPSIQPRFGSFYFCFEGCKQGFIHGCRPFIGVDGCHLKTKYGGELLIAVGRDPNDQYFPLAFGVVETETKESWKWFIQLLMEDIGIEKRYVFISDQQKGLVAVIEEMFERIEHRLCLRHLYANFKKKFGGGALIRDLMMGAAKATYHQAFLQKMTALKAVDPQAWEWLMGVHTKSWCKHAFSYYPRCDVLMNNISESFNATILCARDKPILTMCEWIRKYLMNRCSQSALKLGKWPHKIMPIPRRRLDAEVAMSGQWLPTWAMGEKFQVTHAYNSQEFIVDIAKRSCSCNFWQLVGIPCRHGVAALGFRQQNPELFVHECYSREKYSLCYGFPISPINGQEVWPIVESEYILPPDYKKGPGRPRKLRIRETGEEGARRRLPGVSYRCTRCDKIGHNIKSCKSKVQDPSALKRKKKGQLRTATNASVDTPSASAVCPGSAPEQPFLITEEEDSNESQRKMKTTPKKKLKKNPKKKSINDLCFSGLCKFGAFHVNRIMGIGAFDVNCIMHIWCFCIIMQ